TCGATCTCGACGCCGACGACGCGCACGTCGGGCCGCACCCGGCTCAGGCGGTCGTGCAGCTCGACGGCGGTGACGGGGGAGGCGCCGTAGCCGAGGTCGACGACGACGGGCGGCGTCGCCGACGAGCGCAGCCGCCACGCCTGGGGACCGGCCAGCCAGCGGTCGCAGCGCCTCAGCCGGTTCGGGTTCGTCGTACCGCGCGTGATGCTGCCCACGGGGCGGTCGCGGCGGGACACGGGGGCAGCCTACGCACCCGTCCCCACCTCGGGTGTGCCCGCGCGGACGCGACGGAACACGCCCGGGACCAGTGTGGTTGAGTCGGACGGACGGCCGAGCAGGAGGTGGGCGATGGCAGGGGCGGGCGACCCGAGACGGGTGGCGATGGTCAGCGTGCACACGTCGCCGCTCGAGCAGCCGGGCACCGGCGACGCGGGCGGCCTCAACGTCTACGTCGCCGAGACGGCCCGCGAGCTCGCGGCCCGCGGTGTCGAGGTCGACGTCTTCACCCGCCGCACGAGCGGCGACGTGCCCGTGACGGTCGAGCTCGTGCCCGGCGTCACGGTGCGTCACGTGACGGCCGGGCCCTACGAGGGGCTCTCGAAGAACGACCTGCCCGGGCAGCTGTGTGCCTTCTCGGCCGGCACGATGCACGCCGGGCTCGCCGTGCCCGAGGACCACTACGACGTCGTCCACTCCCACTACTGGCTGTCGGGCCAGGTGGGCTGGCTCGTGGCCGACCGGTGGCGGGTCGCGCTCGTGCACACGATGCACACGATGGCGCGGGTCAAGAACCGGCTGCTCGCCGAGGGTGACACCCCCGAGCCGCGCGGTCGCGAGATCGGTGAGGCGCAGGTCGTCGAGGCGGCCGACCGGCTCGTGGCCAACACCGACGACGAGGCGCGCGACCTCGTCGAGCTCTACGGCGCGGACCCCGCCGCCGTCAGCGTCGTGCCGCCGGGCGTCGACCTCACGACGTTCCGCCCCGGTGACCGCACCGCGGCCCGCCGGGCGGTCGGGGTGCCCGACGACGACGAGCTGCTGCTCTTCGTCGGGCGCATCCAGCCGCTCAAGGCCCCCGACGTCCTGCTGCGGGCGGCGCACGAGATCGTGCGCCGCGACCCGTCGCGCGGGGCGCGCCTGCGGGTGGCCGTGCTCGGGGGGCCGAGCGGCAGCGGCCTCGACCGGCCGACCGAGCTCGTCGACCTCGCCCGCGGCCTCGGCATCGCCGACCTCGTCCACTTCGTGCCGCCGGTCGGCCGGGCCGAGCTGGCGCAGTGGTACCGCGCGGCCGACCTCGTCGTCGTGCCGAGCCGCAGCGAGTCGTTCGGACTCGTCGCCGTCGAGGCCCTGGCCTGCGGGACCCCTGTGGTCGCCGCCGACGTCGGGGGGCTGCCCACCGCCGTCGGGGATGCCGGGGTGCTCGTCCGCGGGCACGACCCGGCCGTATGGGCGCGCTCCCTCGACGACCTCCTCGCCGACGACACCCGGCGGGAGACGTTGTCCCGCAACGCGATCGAGCACGCCTCCCGCTTCGGCTGGGGCGCCACGACCGACCGGCTGCTCTCGGTCTACCGCGACGCGATGGCCCGGTACGCGGCCGGCCTGCGGGGAGGGCCGTCGGCGCTCGCCGACGCCGGCACGGGGAGCCGGCCGTGACGGCATCCGGCGGCGGTGCGGTGGCCGAGGCGGGGGCGCGGCTGGCGGCCTACGCGGCCGAGGTCGGCATCGGGTGCGA
This is a stretch of genomic DNA from Terracoccus luteus. It encodes these proteins:
- the mshA gene encoding D-inositol-3-phosphate glycosyltransferase, giving the protein MAGAGDPRRVAMVSVHTSPLEQPGTGDAGGLNVYVAETARELAARGVEVDVFTRRTSGDVPVTVELVPGVTVRHVTAGPYEGLSKNDLPGQLCAFSAGTMHAGLAVPEDHYDVVHSHYWLSGQVGWLVADRWRVALVHTMHTMARVKNRLLAEGDTPEPRGREIGEAQVVEAADRLVANTDDEARDLVELYGADPAAVSVVPPGVDLTTFRPGDRTAARRAVGVPDDDELLLFVGRIQPLKAPDVLLRAAHEIVRRDPSRGARLRVAVLGGPSGSGLDRPTELVDLARGLGIADLVHFVPPVGRAELAQWYRAADLVVVPSRSESFGLVAVEALACGTPVVAADVGGLPTAVGDAGVLVRGHDPAVWARSLDDLLADDTRRETLSRNAIEHASRFGWGATTDRLLSVYRDAMARYAAGLRGGPSALADAGTGSRP